In the genome of Triticum urartu cultivar G1812 chromosome 5, Tu2.1, whole genome shotgun sequence, one region contains:
- the LOC125506943 gene encoding uncharacterized protein LOC125506943: protein MDILMKATASGLLLWLLFMPCVSPMLGVGLEADECWVLSRVYYYYCMRTAKCRRACQEHQFIDGRCWWKFPYLVPLCECLRPKCTPPTVLDP, encoded by the exons ATGGATATACTGATGAAGGCGACGGCTTCCGGCCTCCTCCTATGGCTACTTTTCATGCCTTGTG TGTCGCCTATGCTTGGAGTTGGACTTGAAGCGGATGAATGTTGGGTCCTAAGTCGTGTGTActactattattgcatgaggacTGCCAAATGCAGGAGAGCTTGCCAAGAGCACCAGTTCATTGACGGGCGTTGCTGGTGGAAGTTTCCTTATTTGGTGCCCTTGTGCGAGTGCTTGCGCCCAAAATGCACTCCTCCGACAGTACTAGATCCTTAA
- the LOC125508461 gene encoding nucleolar complex-associated protein 3 encodes MGKSSKKNKVILAPPLPPEVDDEDIIVSDEDVDFVEENREHVHLITGLNRKALDKVVTRVPDHDEDKVELLYEERERKRRAALALKPKDDDDLEVDPVDALPVKTLQGELLYRTAKRARSEDKAKGAESKSDDKDADAKQSSQKECKGRSNKKEDSKLQNVQRPLEIPKEKLHSVVLEEVKEELSADELFEKKKAQLAELGMAMLEDPESNIRSLNDLLIICNDTDQRVVKLAIMSLLAVFRDIIPSYRIRQLTEKELAVEVSKEVKKTRYYEYTLIRSYKAYLQKLISLEKQPYFYLVAVRCLCSLLDAAPHFNHRESLLASVVKNLSSSNDVARKLCSEAIRSLFRNEGKHRGEATVEAVRLISASVKLNDCQLHPDVIEVCLSLKFDEDLGKDESKEEKLKPKKNKRYQNRDVTKPSEKKKIKKELLSKARQEVHADLRAVSFTLDPKEKKMIQRETLAALFETYFRILKHSMNTSNSRYKATSVFPGGSHPLLAPCLEGLGKFSHLIDLDFMSELIACLKKLSGYTDHQGEIPPDNTLSVSERLQCCIVAFKVWRSNLEALNVDLQDFFVQFYNLILEYRPDRDRGEVLADALKTLLWEGKQQDMLRAAAFIKRLATFALSFGSAEAIAALITLKHLLQKNTKCRNMLENDAGGGSLSSLVAKYDPEAKDPYLSGALATVLWELSLLQKHYDETVSGMASNILSMANLNATQNPVQLSSSNPLEAYKDLSMGRELSKPTHKVSQTLKSKRKRRSKEFVALSPDVLEKADCTVGEDELREKLQNHFVVLRGISENERLRTELNHALSSINMYKEYNKQKKESKKSKKKVAKA; translated from the exons ATGGGGAAGAGCAGCAAGAAGAACAAGGTCATCctcgcgccgccgctgccgccggaaGTCGACGACGAGGACATCATAGTCTCCGACGAGGATGTGGATTTCGTCGAGGAGAATAGAGAGCACGTCCACCTGATCACCGGGCTCAACAGGAAGGCCCTCGACAAAGTCGTCACCAGGGTCCCCGACCACGACGAGGACAAGGTCGAGCTCCTCTACGAGGAGCGCGAGCGCAAGAGGAGGGCTGCCCTAGCCCTGAAACCAAAGGACGACGATGACCTCGAGGTGGATCCCGTTGACGCGCTCCCTGTCAAGACTCTGCAGGGGGAGCTGCTCTACAGAACCG CCAAGAGAGCAAGGTCTGAAGACAAAGCTAAGGGTGCTGAATCCAAATCTGATGACAAAGATGCTGATGCCAAGCAAAGTTCTCAAAAGGAATGTAAGGGAAGATCCAACAAAAAGGAAGATAGTAAATTGCAGAATGTGCAGCGTCCACTTGAAATTCCGAAGGAGAAACTGCACTCAGTAGTGTTG GAAGAGGTGAAGGAAGAACTTTCAGCTGATGAATTGTTTGAGAAAAAGAAGGCCCAGCTTGCTGAATTAGGCATGGCCATGCTTGAAGATCCTGAATCAAACATTAGATCTCTGAATGATTTATTAATTATATGCAACGACACAGACCAAAGGGTTGTTAAACTTGCTATAATGTCCTTGCTTGCTGTGTTCAGGGACATAATTCCTAG TTATCGGATTAGGCAGCTGACAGAAAAAGAGCTTGCCGTAGAAGTTTCGAAAGAAGTGAAGAAGACGAGATATTATGAGTACACGCTTATTCGTTCCTACAAG GCATACCTGCAGAAATTGATATCATTGGAGAAGCAACCCTATTTTTATCTTGTGGCAGTTCGTTGCTTGTGTAGTTTATTAGATGCTGCCCCACACTTTAACCACCGTGAAAGCTTACTGGCCAGTGTGGTAAAAAATTTAAGCTCCTCGAATGATGTAGCAAG GAAACTATGTTCTGAGGCAATAAGATCTCTGTTTAGAAATGAAGGAAAACATCGCGGTGAGGCAACTGTTGAAGCAGTAAGATTGATATCAGCTAGTGTGAAGCTCAATGATTGCCAGCTCCATCCTGATGTCATTGAG GTATGCTTGTCTCTGAAGTTTGATGAAGACCTTGGAAAAGATGAGAGCAAGGAAGAAAAACTGAAACCAAAGAAAAATAAACGATATCAGAATCGGGATGTCACAAAACCGAGTgagaagaagaaaataaaaaaggaatTGCTTTCTAAAGCCAGACAAGAG GTTCATGCAGATCTTAGAGCTGTTTCATTTACTCTTGATCCAAAGGAGAAAAAAATGATACAAAGGGAAACACTTGCAGCCCTTTTTGAGACCTATTTTCGAATTTTGAAGCATAGCATGAACACTTCAAATTCAAG GTATAAGGCCACTAGTGTCTTCCCTGGTGGCTCACACCCTTTACTTGCTCCATGCTTGGAGGGCTTAGGAAAATTCTCACATTTAATTGATTTGGATTTCATGAGTGAACTTATCGCTTGCCTTAAGAAGCTTTCTGGGTATACAGACCATCAAGGTGAAATTCCACCGGACAATACACTCTCTGTGTCGGAACGCCTACAATGCTGCATAGTTGCTTTTAAAGTATGGAGGAGCAATCTTGAGGCTTTGAATGTAGACCTGCAGGACTTCTTTGTGCAGTTTTATAACCTTATACTGGAGTATCGACCTGACAG AGATCGTGGTGAGGTTTTGGCTGATGCTCTGAAGACACTTCTGTGGGAAGGCAAGCAGCAGGATATGCTAAGAGCAGCTGCTTTCATTAAACGTCTGGCAACATTTGCTCTGTCATTTGGCTCCGCAGAAGCAATAGCAG CCTTGATCACGCTGAAGCATCTTCTCCAGAAGAATACCAAGTGCCGAAACATGTTGGAAAATGATGCTGGCGGTGGTTCCCTGTCTAGCTTAGTTGCG AAATATGACCCAGAGGCTAAAGATCCTTATCTGAGTGGGGCACTAGCAACAGTACTTTGGGAGCTTAGCCTTCTGCAGAAGCATTATGACGAAACTGTTAGTGGAATGGCTTCAAATATCTTGAGCATGGCAAATCTGAACGCCACCCAGAATCCAGTTCAACTTTCTAGCTCGAATCCTCTGGAAGCATACAAAGACTTGTCGATGGGACGGGAATTATCAAAGCCAACCCACAAAGTGTCACAGACATTGAAGAGCAAAAGGAAACGGCGCAGTAAGGAGTTTGTCGCTCTAAGTCCAGATGTGCTTGAGAAGGCAGATTGCACGGTGGGCGAAGATGAACTGAGAGAGAAGTTGCAAAATCATTTCGTGGTACTAAGAGGCATTTCTGAGAATGAGAGACTGAGGACCGAGTTGAACCATGCATTGTCATCCATAAACATGTACAAGGAGTACAACAAGCAGAAAAAGGAAAGCAAGAAATCAAAGAAGAAAGTTGCAAAGGCTTAG